Below is a genomic region from Candidatus Epulonipiscium sp..
ATTTAACTGCAGGAGTAAATGTACCCCCCATTGAAAAATACGAAGACTTCCCACAAATCGAAAATGGGGTGGGCATACTAGCTTTGATGGAAGCAGAATTTGAAGAATATTACAAGGAGCTTCCAGAAGAATTGCCTGATCCCATAGAAATTTCCATAGCTACAGGGGTGGCACCCTATCCATTTATTAATGGATTGGTAAATAAACTAAAAAATAAATACCCCAATCTTTCGGTGCATATTTATCCTATTATCAACTACTTTTTTGGGGATAAAATTACCGTAGCAGGACTTATGACAGGACGAGATATTTTAGAACAATTAAAAAACAAGGATTTAGGGGAGCGACTCTTGCTTCCTCAAAATACTTTTCGAGAAAATGACACCATACTATTAGATGATGTCTATGCCAATGACTTACAAGAACAGCTGGGGATTCCCATTGAGATTATCGGGACCTCCGGAAGGGAATTTATTAATGGAATACTGAATATAAAGGAGAATACCAATGAGTAAACCCATTGTAGCCATCGTAGGAAGGCCGAATGTAGGAAAATCCACACTTTTTAATCGCTTAGCGGGGGAAAGAATATCTATAGTTGAAGATACCCCGGGAGTAACAAGGGATAGGATATATGTAGAAGTTGAATGGCTTAGCCATAAGTTTACCCTAATTGATACAGGGGGTATCGAGCCCAATAGCGAAGATATTATCTTAAGCCAAATGAGAAGACAGGCAGAAATTGCCATAGAAACAGCCGATGTAATTATTTTTCTTGTAGATGTTAAGCAAGGTCTAACAGATTCAGACCATGAAATCGCTAATATGCTTAGGAAATCCCAAAAACCAGTAGTGGTTGTGGTTAATAAAGTCGACAATAACATTCAAGATAATATGGATATCTATGAATTTTATAATCTTGGGTTAAAAGATCCAATTCCAATATCCGCTGCCCAACCTTTAGGGTTAGGAGATATGTTAGATAGGGTGGTAGAATTTTTCCCTGAAAAAGAAATAGTGGATGTTGAAGAGGATGTTATTAAAGTTGCCATAATTGGTAAACCCAATGTAGGTAAATCTTCTCTTATTAATAAGATATTAGGAGAGGACAGGGTAATTGTCAGTGATATTCCTGGGACTACCAGAGATGCCATAGACACTCCCGTAACTATTGGGGAGGACCGATTTGTTTTTATTGACACCGCCGGAGTAAGAAGAAAAAATAAGATAAAAGAAGATATAGAAAGATACAGTATAGTAAGAACCGTTGCTGCCATTGAAAGAGCTGATGTTTCCATTCTACTTATAGATGCAGAAGAAGGAATAACCGAACAGGATACAAAGATTGCAGGCATAGCCCATGAAAGAGGAAAAGCTTCTATAGTAGTAGTAAATAAATGGGATAAAATTGAAAAAGACGATAAAACCATGAACAAATACCTAAGAGATATCGAATCTAGGTTAAGCTATATGTCCTATGCGCCAAAGCTCTTTATATCTGCCTTAACTGGCCAAAGGGTTCCTAGGCTCTTTGAAATGATTAAAACTGTATCACAAAACCACTCCCTTAGGGTTAGCACCGGACTTTTAAACGATATCTTGTATGAAGCGATGGCAATGAATCAGCCTCCATCGGACAAGGGAAAAAGATTAAAAATATATTATATGACTCAGGTAAGCGTAAAACCCCCTAGTTTTGTGGTCTTTGTCAATGACAAGGAACTTATGCATTTTTCCTATGAAAGATATATAGAAAATCAATTAAGAGATGCTTTTGGATTTAAGGGGACTCCCCTTCATTTTATGATTCGGGAAAAGCAGGGAAAGGAATAAGCGTATGTTTAGGATTGCATGTATAATTATTGGGTACCTTATAGGTTGTTTTCAAACTGCCTATATTTTAGGAAAATTAGTACAAAAAATCGATATAAGAAAATTTGGCAGTGGCAATGCCGGTACAACCAATGTCATAAGAGTTATGGGGTGGAAAGTAGGTATCATGACCTTTATAGGGGATTTTATAAAGGGAATTGTTGCTGTTCTTATATGTAAGCTTATTTTTCCTAACAATCCCGAGGCCCCTTTATATGGGGGGATTGCCGCAGTTATTGGCCACAATTGGCCTGTTTTTTTAAACTTCAAAGGGGGGAAGGGCATAGCCAGTACGGTTGGAATACTGCTAGCCTTTGATTATCGGATTGGCTTTATATGTATTGCAGTCATGATACTTATCTTATCCATAACCCGATTTGTATCTCTAGGCTCCGTCATAATGTCAGTTTCCATTCCTATTTTGCTTTTTATATTTTATAAAGGTAATACAGAAGTCATTTTATTAGGGTGTTTTTTAATGTTTTCGGCATTAATTCGGCATAAAACTAATATTAAACGACTCATTAAGGGCACAGAGACAAAGCTTGGTCAACACTCAAATAAAAAATCAGAGGAGGAATAAAATGAGAAAAATTGCTGTTATGGGGGCCGGGAGCTGGGGGACAGCTCTAGCCATATTGCTTTCTAAAAATGGGCAGGACGTCACTTTATGGTGCTTTCAAGAAGAAGAAAAAAAGCAGCTAGAGCGGACTAGGGAAAACTTAGCCTTTCTCCCAGGGATATTTATTCCCAATGATATAACCATAACCAACGATTACAAAGAAGCTTTAACCAATAAAGATATTATTGTTATAGCCATCCCCTCAAAGTTTATTCGCTCAAATATGGAAAGGTTTTCACCCTATTTGACTTCGGACCAAATCATAGTTAATGCTTCTAAGGGGGTAGAAAATGAAACCCTCCTCACCATGTCACAGGTTATCTCTGAGATTTCTCCTAAGAGCCCGGTGGCGGTTATACTAGGACCTAGCCATGCGGAGGAAGTGGCTAGGGATATCCCTACAGCCTGTGTGGTTTCATCTAGGTCAAAAAAGGTAGCTGAAATCGTTCAGGATACCTTTATGACTCCTAAATTTAGGGTTTACACCAATCCCGATTTAATAGGGGTTGAACTAGGAGGAGCCATCAAAAATGTCATTGCCCTAGCAGCAGGAATCGTTGATGGCTTAGGTTTCGGGGACAATACAAAGGCAGCACTTATGACAAGGGGAATGGTGGAAACTACAAGACTGGGGGTTGCCATGGGAGCAGATGTTCAAACTTTCAATGGCTTATCCGGCATAGGAGACTTAATAGTAACCTGTACCAGCATCCACAGCCGTAACCGTCGGGCAGGGGTACTCATAGGAAAAGGTAAGTCCCTAGATGAGGCCTTAACCGAGGTTCAGATGGTCGTAGAAGGGGTACATAGTGCAAAGGCAGCCTATGCCTTATCAAAAAAATATAATGTGGAGATGCCCATAATAAAAGAAATCTATAAAGTGCTTTTCGAAAATAAATCTCCCAAAGAAGCAGTAGTCAATCTTATGATGAGAGATAGGCGGGGGGAACATCAAACAGAAGATGTCCATTGGTCCCATACCGTATCCTGGAAAGATGAGTAAAAATACTCATCTTTTTTTTATAGCTTTCCATAGTGTTTTATATAAATAGGTTTAATTATTTGTAATAATACACTTTTAGAAACATATATTTATTGTGTACCCATACAATATTCAAACCTATTGAAGGAGGGTTAATATGGAAGGTTTCAATATTTATCAAGATATTTCTAAAAGGACGAACGGGGATATTTACATAGGGGTAGTAGGACCAGTTAGAACAGGAAAATCAACCTTCATCAAACGTTTTATGGACCTTCTTGTAATACCTAATATACCCAATAATTACAATAAAGAAAGGGCAAAAGATGAGCTGCCCCAAAGTGCCGCAGGCAAAACTATTATGACTACAGAGCCTAAATTTGTTCCAAATGAATCTGTAGCAATTACCTTAAATGATGAAGTTGAACTAAATGTTCGGATGATTGACTGTGTTGGATATATGGTTCCCGGGGCAACAGGGCATCTAGAAGGGGAAAATCCTCGAATGGTTAATACCCCTTGGTATGAGTATGAAATACCATTTATAGAAGCAGCAGAAATAGGAACCAAAAAAGTAATCAATGATCATTCGACCATAGGCATTGTTGTTACAACCGATGGCACCATAACAGATATTCAAAGAGCAGATTATGAAGAAGCAGAACAAAGGGTAATTAGTGAACTCAAAGCACTTAATAAACCCTTTGTAGTATTGTTAAATTCCGCAAAACCCTATGATGAGCTAGCTCAAGACTTAAACGAAGAATTATCGACCCGCTACAATGTTCCAGTTATTACCTGTAATTGCGCTCAGCTTAAAATGGACGATGTTAATAGAATTATGGAGAGTGTTTTATACGAATTTCCAATTCAAGAAATTCAATTTACATTCCCCAAATGGATTGAAACCCTAGATAAGGACCATTGGATGAAAAAGCAAATCATATCAGCAGTAAAAGAAACCATGGATCCCGTACACAATCTCAGGGAGCTCAAATACTCAGTAGAAGGTTTTAATAACTATGATTTTATCAAAAAGGCATATCAAGAAAAGATTAATCTAGGCAAAGGGATTGTTCGGATTGATTTAATGACTGCAGATGATTTATTCTATAGGGTATTATCTGAAACAACGGGTATGGAAATAGAGGGGGAACATCAACTGATTTCTCTTATTCGCAAATTGGCAGATACAAAGAGGGAATATGATAAGGTATCCTATGCCCTCCATGAAGTTAAACAAAAAGGCTACGGAGTGGTTACTCCCTTATTGGATGAACTTAAATTAGAAGAGCCGGAAATAGTAAAACAAGGAAATCGTTTTGGAGTTAAGCTAAGGGCCAGTGCACCATCTATCCACTTAATAAGGGCTGATATCGAAACGGAAGTATCCCCTATAGTAGGCACTGAAAAACAAAGTGAAGAGCTAGTTAACTATCTAATGAGTGAATTTGAAACTGATCCAAGAAAAATATGGGAATCCAATATCTTTGGCAAATCCCTTCATGAATTGGTGAATGAAGGCTTACAAAACAAATTGTATCGTATGCCGGAAGATGCCCAAATGAAATTGCAAGAAACCCTGCAAAAAATAATTAACGAAGGAAGCGGCGGCTTAATCTGTATTATTCTATAGTAAAAAAAGGTTATTTCTAGAATTTAATCTAGAAATAACCTTTTTTTGTACATGAAACTTGACAATAAAAAAGATTTGTTATACAATACAGGAAAAAATACACATATTTTAACTATAATATGTAAGCAGTTGATAAAATTAATAATGGGGAGAGATTATAGTGAAAGAAGAAATATTTATCCAATTTAATGGGCAGGAAATTTTACATACGGACTTGATTAAACAATTCAAAGAAATGTGGAAAGAAAAGTCTATGAGGGTAAAAGACATCAAATCCTTAAAGCTCTATTATAATGTTGATGAAGAGGCATGTTACTATGTCGTTAATGATAAAGAAACTGGATGCCTTGAATAATTTTAATAGAACACTCATTTATGAGTGTTTTTTACTTGTTTTTTATTATCGTATCCGTTATATTAAAAGTATTATCTTAATAAGTGTGGGGAGTTAGATGACGGAATTAAATTATGCTAAAAATAAAAAAAGAAAGAAAAAAAAGTCGAGAAAAAATAAAACGGCCTTAGGTGCTCTTTTATCCTTTTTTTTAATCACTTATTTAATGGCTTCGGGATTCATGTTAACCA
It encodes:
- a CDS encoding ribosome biogenesis GTPase Der, producing MSKPIVAIVGRPNVGKSTLFNRLAGERISIVEDTPGVTRDRIYVEVEWLSHKFTLIDTGGIEPNSEDIILSQMRRQAEIAIETADVIIFLVDVKQGLTDSDHEIANMLRKSQKPVVVVVNKVDNNIQDNMDIYEFYNLGLKDPIPISAAQPLGLGDMLDRVVEFFPEKEIVDVEEDVIKVAIIGKPNVGKSSLINKILGEDRVIVSDIPGTTRDAIDTPVTIGEDRFVFIDTAGVRRKNKIKEDIERYSIVRTVAAIERADVSILLIDAEEGITEQDTKIAGIAHERGKASIVVVNKWDKIEKDDKTMNKYLRDIESRLSYMSYAPKLFISALTGQRVPRLFEMIKTVSQNHSLRVSTGLLNDILYEAMAMNQPPSDKGKRLKIYYMTQVSVKPPSFVVFVNDKELMHFSYERYIENQLRDAFGFKGTPLHFMIREKQGKE
- the plsY gene encoding glycerol-3-phosphate 1-O-acyltransferase PlsY produces the protein MFRIACIIIGYLIGCFQTAYILGKLVQKIDIRKFGSGNAGTTNVIRVMGWKVGIMTFIGDFIKGIVAVLICKLIFPNNPEAPLYGGIAAVIGHNWPVFLNFKGGKGIASTVGILLAFDYRIGFICIAVMILILSITRFVSLGSVIMSVSIPILLFIFYKGNTEVILLGCFLMFSALIRHKTNIKRLIKGTETKLGQHSNKKSEEE
- a CDS encoding NAD(P)H-dependent glycerol-3-phosphate dehydrogenase yields the protein MRKIAVMGAGSWGTALAILLSKNGQDVTLWCFQEEEKKQLERTRENLAFLPGIFIPNDITITNDYKEALTNKDIIVIAIPSKFIRSNMERFSPYLTSDQIIVNASKGVENETLLTMSQVISEISPKSPVAVILGPSHAEEVARDIPTACVVSSRSKKVAEIVQDTFMTPKFRVYTNPDLIGVELGGAIKNVIALAAGIVDGLGFGDNTKAALMTRGMVETTRLGVAMGADVQTFNGLSGIGDLIVTCTSIHSRNRRAGVLIGKGKSLDEALTEVQMVVEGVHSAKAAYALSKKYNVEMPIIKEIYKVLFENKSPKEAVVNLMMRDRRGEHQTEDVHWSHTVSWKDE
- the spoIVA gene encoding stage IV sporulation protein A, whose product is MEGFNIYQDISKRTNGDIYIGVVGPVRTGKSTFIKRFMDLLVIPNIPNNYNKERAKDELPQSAAGKTIMTTEPKFVPNESVAITLNDEVELNVRMIDCVGYMVPGATGHLEGENPRMVNTPWYEYEIPFIEAAEIGTKKVINDHSTIGIVVTTDGTITDIQRADYEEAEQRVISELKALNKPFVVLLNSAKPYDELAQDLNEELSTRYNVPVITCNCAQLKMDDVNRIMESVLYEFPIQEIQFTFPKWIETLDKDHWMKKQIISAVKETMDPVHNLRELKYSVEGFNNYDFIKKAYQEKINLGKGIVRIDLMTADDLFYRVLSETTGMEIEGEHQLISLIRKLADTKREYDKVSYALHEVKQKGYGVVTPLLDELKLEEPEIVKQGNRFGVKLRASAPSIHLIRADIETEVSPIVGTEKQSEELVNYLMSEFETDPRKIWESNIFGKSLHELVNEGLQNKLYRMPEDAQMKLQETLQKIINEGSGGLICIIL